The following are encoded in a window of Borrelia coriaceae genomic DNA:
- a CDS encoding anti-CBASS protein Acb1 family protein, producing the protein MRLDFKVHAKDLYKYSIFFRNYISNVAEDVLKNGITLNSVIPTSLSIEDALDALKIELKATLFQCIISYRFNGVGYILVKTEDQLQDLHLEVNKEFPTGFMYLDYNSVRDEGPDATYITYNLKINENDQISYKEIKIHKSRVIIHSNYDYILKAYSPCYTPSFLLNIYLFEQIYKEIEKRIESHNFLFYKDESLVELQDALVNAKTSLDLLTKGVDKGSLFTNIFRRNDDEHISKFKGVNSELERELYRLRNNLNNDGIFYSGTSDASLEVIKYDITYLKEALALVKAKIGADTKEPLTRSFNEQVKGLGSDGKGDRSNYYDFLKGVQEELEINCNSKLNKYYYLDIRFNSLHILTEEEKYERDSKLIELTLKYKELEASNTLSKSELETLRSKLFFYES; encoded by the coding sequence ATGAGATTAGATTTCAAAGTTCATGCTAAAGATCTATACAAGTATTCAATATTCTTTAGAAATTACATCTCAAATGTAGCAGAAGACGTTCTTAAGAATGGGATCACTTTAAATAGTGTAATTCCAACTTCTTTGTCTATTGAAGATGCTCTAGATGCGTTAAAAATAGAATTAAAAGCAACATTATTTCAGTGCATAATCAGTTATCGTTTCAATGGTGTTGGGTATATTTTAGTTAAAACAGAAGACCAACTACAAGATTTACACTTAGAAGTAAATAAAGAATTTCCTACTGGATTTATGTATCTTGATTATAACAGTGTTCGTGATGAGGGGCCTGATGCTACTTATATAACATACAATTTGAAAATAAATGAAAACGATCAGATATCTTATAAGGAAATAAAAATTCATAAGAGTAGAGTAATAATACACTCTAATTATGACTATATACTTAAAGCATACAGTCCATGTTATACACCAAGCTTTTTGCTTAATATATATCTTTTTGAACAAATATATAAAGAAATAGAAAAGAGAATAGAGAGTCATAATTTTTTATTTTATAAAGATGAATCATTAGTAGAATTACAAGATGCTTTAGTTAATGCTAAAACGTCTCTAGATCTTTTAACTAAGGGTGTTGATAAGGGAAGTTTATTTACTAATATCTTCAGAAGGAATGATGATGAGCATATAAGCAAGTTTAAAGGTGTAAATAGTGAACTTGAAAGAGAACTATATAGACTTAGAAATAATTTAAATAATGACGGCATATTTTATAGTGGTACATCAGATGCTTCACTTGAAGTTATTAAGTATGACATAACCTATTTAAAAGAGGCTTTAGCATTAGTAAAAGCAAAGATAGGAGCTGATACTAAGGAGCCCTTAACTAGAAGCTTTAATGAACAAGTTAAGGGGCTTGGTAGTGATGGTAAAGGGGACAGATCTAACTATTACGACTTTTTAAAAGGTGTTCAAGAAGAGTTAGAAATTAATTGCAATAGTAAACTTAATAAATATTATTATTTAGACATTAGATTTAACTCATTGCATATTCTCACTGAAGAAGAAAAGTATGAAAGAGATTCCAAACTTATAGAATTAACCCTTAAATACAAGGAATTAGAAGCAAGTAATACGTTAAGTAAAAGTGAACTTGAGACTTTAAGATCAAAATTATTTTTTTATGAAAGCTAG
- a CDS encoding DUF1357 family protein gives MNQEIQDVDSTQEDTLIQNTEGNKENTDSITLSLKEYEEYKAYKASKESEGKNLTINERISKELSESQARLEEENKLLSEASRINEIDNLARKHLSSHFNKETLLAKGYLLKDIMQAQRRELVRKYVPIEEIYAIAKVRDTSHLDGELLEQLVNLAKVNIKKRIQSTSVNSKGEIKLALTNEDISILDSNFTPQNFSEFNISIANAYKEKRNQFYKSRKQKTA, from the coding sequence ATGAATCAAGAAATACAAGATGTAGACAGTACACAAGAAGATACTTTAATTCAAAATACAGAGGGTAATAAAGAGAATACAGACAGTATTACTTTAAGTTTAAAAGAATATGAAGAGTATAAAGCATATAAAGCATCAAAAGAATCTGAAGGTAAGAATTTAACTATTAATGAGAGGATATCAAAAGAACTTTCAGAGTCACAAGCGCGTTTAGAAGAAGAAAATAAATTATTAAGTGAAGCTTCTCGTATTAATGAGATTGATAATTTAGCTCGTAAGCATTTAAGTAGTCATTTTAATAAAGAGACATTACTTGCTAAGGGATACTTATTAAAAGACATAATGCAAGCACAGCGTAGGGAGCTTGTTAGAAAATATGTACCCATTGAAGAGATTTATGCTATTGCTAAGGTAAGAGATACTAGTCATCTAGATGGTGAATTACTTGAACAACTTGTAAACCTTGCTAAAGTAAATATAAAGAAAAGAATACAATCTACAAGTGTCAATTCAAAAGGTGAGATTAAACTGGCCTTAACAAATGAGGATATCTCAATCTTAGATTCTAATTTTACTCCCCAAAACTTTAGTGAGTTTAATATTTCTATTGCTAATGCTTATAAAGAAAAAAGAAATCAATTTTATAAATCTAGAAAGCAAAAAACTGCTTAA
- the bdr gene encoding Bdr family repetitive protein: MQESSLQSVGSVQVFSGHITEDMIYQEFIRLGMQEFIANDLSKRYYHNELTYKDIEYLETNFNLQFEKLEEKIDGVEKRLEQKIDGVKDKINDVQKGLEDKINGVEKRLEEKIDGVEKRLEEKIDGVEKRLEEKIDGVEKRLEDKIDNVENNLNVKIDSKFNELSNKIDLNKMELDNKIDNVENNLNVKIDTKFSELDNKIDLNKMELDNKIDKTASELKSTLRVHNWMLGTIITMCLGILLTLIFK; encoded by the coding sequence ATGCAAGAATCATCATTACAGTCTGTTGGAAGCGTACAAGTTTTTAGTGGTCATATAACTGAGGATATGATCTATCAAGAATTTATAAGGCTTGGAATGCAAGAGTTTATTGCAAATGATCTTTCTAAAAGATATTACCATAATGAACTTACTTACAAAGATATTGAGTATTTAGAAACTAATTTTAATCTTCAATTTGAAAAACTAGAAGAGAAGATTGATGGTGTAGAGAAGAGATTAGAACAGAAGATTGATGGTGTAAAAGATAAAATAAATGATGTACAGAAGGGATTAGAAGACAAAATAAATGGTGTAGAAAAAAGATTAGAAGAGAAGATTGATGGTGTAGAAAAAAGATTAGAAGAGAAGATTGATGGTGTAGAAAAAAGATTAGAAGAGAAGATTGATGGTGTAGAGAAGAGATTAGAAGACAAAATAGATAATGTAGAGAATAATTTAAATGTAAAGATAGATAGTAAATTTAATGAGCTCTCTAATAAGATAGACCTTAACAAGATGGAGTTAGATAATAAGATAGATAATGTAGAGAATAATTTAAATGTAAAGATAGATACTAAGTTTAGTGAACTAGATAATAAGATAGACCTTAACAAGATGGAGTTAGATAATAAAATAGATAAAACAGCATCAGAACTTAAGAGTACGTTAAGAGTGCATAATTGGATGCTTGGAACAATTATTACTATGTGTTTAGGAATTTTATTGACACTAATTTTTAAATAA